One segment of Streptomyces sp. NA02950 DNA contains the following:
- a CDS encoding glutamate ABC transporter substrate-binding protein, translating into MTDMRRIRRAIAALALALALLPAAAGCGKEGSPPAKGPRAEKLPTYEVATGFRLPASPTWRRAERRGHLTVGVKEDQPYLGEKDPATGRYSGFDIEIAKMMAASLGFKPSQIRFRTIASANRETALQNGQIDYYVGTYTINPLRKRQVGFAGPYYMAGQSLLVRADEDDIHGPQDLAGKTVCSVAGSTPLQRIQADYPEARAVAYDTYSVCVDNLLSYQVDAVTTDNVILLGYAAKVPEELKVVGKPFSKEPYGIGVPRGDNALRFALDDALLVHERNGNWKQAYNATLGLSGVPAPKPPPIDRYQTR; encoded by the coding sequence ATGACGGACATGAGGCGCATCCGCCGGGCGATCGCCGCGCTGGCCCTGGCCCTCGCCCTGCTCCCGGCGGCGGCCGGGTGCGGCAAGGAGGGCAGTCCGCCCGCGAAGGGGCCCCGGGCCGAGAAGCTGCCCACGTACGAGGTGGCCACCGGCTTCCGGCTGCCGGCGTCGCCCACCTGGCGGAGGGCCGAGCGGCGCGGCCATCTCACCGTCGGGGTCAAGGAGGACCAGCCCTATCTCGGCGAGAAGGACCCGGCCACCGGCCGTTACTCCGGCTTCGACATCGAGATCGCCAAGATGATGGCGGCCTCACTGGGCTTCAAGCCCAGCCAGATCCGCTTCCGGACCATTGCCTCCGCCAACCGGGAGACCGCGCTCCAGAACGGCCAGATCGACTACTACGTCGGCACCTACACCATCAATCCGCTGCGTAAGCGTCAGGTGGGGTTCGCCGGGCCGTACTACATGGCGGGCCAGTCACTGCTGGTGCGCGCCGACGAGGACGACATCCACGGCCCGCAGGACCTGGCGGGCAAGACGGTGTGCTCGGTGGCCGGTTCGACCCCGCTCCAGCGGATCCAGGCCGACTACCCCGAGGCCCGCGCGGTGGCGTACGACACCTACTCGGTCTGCGTGGACAACCTGCTGAGCTATCAGGTCGACGCGGTCACCACCGACAACGTGATCCTGCTCGGCTACGCGGCCAAGGTCCCGGAGGAGCTGAAAGTGGTGGGCAAACCCTTCTCCAAGGAGCCGTACGGCATCGGGGTGCCCAGGGGGGACAACGCGCTGCGCTTCGCGCTGGACGACGCGCTCCTGGTCCACGAGCGCAACGGGAACTGGAAGCAGGCGTACAACGCGACCCTCGGCCTGTCCGGCGTGCCCGCCCCCAAGCCGCCGCCCATCGACCGCTACCAGACACGCTGA
- a CDS encoding amino acid ABC transporter ATP-binding protein, giving the protein MAVGEPLIELREVNKYFGALHVLQDIDLTVGRGEVVVVIGPSGSGKSTLCRTINRLETVQSGAIVVDGRPLPEEGKDLARLRAEVGMVFQSFNLFAHRTVLANLMLAQQKVRRRGKQEAERRARELLERVGLADQADKYPAQLSGGQQQRVAIARALAMDPKVMLFDEPTSALDPEMINEVLEVMRQLAREGMTMVVVTHEMGFARYAANRVVFMADGRIVEDRSPEEFFKAPATERARDFLSKILKH; this is encoded by the coding sequence ATGGCCGTCGGCGAACCGTTGATCGAGCTGCGTGAGGTCAACAAGTACTTCGGCGCGCTGCATGTGCTCCAGGACATCGACCTCACCGTCGGCCGCGGTGAGGTGGTGGTGGTCATCGGGCCCTCCGGCTCCGGGAAGTCGACGCTGTGCCGGACCATCAACCGGCTGGAGACGGTCCAGTCGGGCGCCATCGTGGTGGACGGCAGACCGCTGCCCGAGGAGGGCAAGGACCTGGCGCGGCTGCGCGCCGAGGTGGGGATGGTCTTCCAGTCGTTCAACCTCTTCGCGCACCGGACCGTGCTGGCCAATCTGATGCTCGCCCAGCAGAAGGTCCGCAGACGCGGCAAGCAGGAGGCCGAGCGGCGGGCACGGGAGTTGCTGGAGCGGGTGGGGCTCGCCGATCAGGCGGACAAGTACCCGGCGCAGCTCTCCGGCGGTCAGCAGCAGCGGGTGGCCATCGCGCGGGCGCTGGCGATGGACCCGAAGGTGATGCTGTTCGACGAGCCGACCTCGGCGCTGGACCCGGAGATGATCAACGAGGTACTGGAGGTCATGCGTCAGCTCGCCCGTGAGGGGATGACGATGGTGGTCGTCACCCATGAGATGGGCTTCGCGCGCTACGCGGCGAACCGGGTGGTGTTCATGGCCGACGGCCGGATCGTGGAGGACCGCAGCCCGGAGGAGTTCTTCAAGGCACCGGCGACCGAGCGGGCCCGGGACTTCCTCTCCAAGATCCTCAAGCACTGA
- a CDS encoding DUF6278 family protein produces the protein MNIPFLDNWRKRRGPPSGVALMGAQEEDPQGVAQLLSECELLRARAATAGIGLDDSAASLEALDQLLPRWRDDPDELPWLANDAGLYLGTVIIRTVPGAVWQVWPNGHPVVRLGSGREVDVVEAGRQWATDGAPELSQLYAEVAET, from the coding sequence ATGAACATCCCCTTCTTGGACAACTGGCGCAAGCGGCGCGGCCCCCCTTCCGGTGTCGCGCTGATGGGAGCCCAAGAGGAGGATCCCCAGGGCGTCGCGCAGTTGCTCTCCGAATGCGAACTCCTGCGCGCCCGGGCCGCCACCGCCGGTATCGGACTCGACGACTCCGCCGCCTCGTTGGAAGCGCTCGACCAGCTCCTGCCACGCTGGCGCGACGACCCCGACGAACTGCCCTGGCTCGCCAACGACGCCGGCCTCTACCTCGGCACGGTCATCATCCGCACCGTCCCCGGCGCCGTCTGGCAGGTCTGGCCCAACGGCCACCCCGTCGTCAGACTCGGCTCCGGCCGCGAGGTCGACGTGGTCGAAGCCGGCCGCCAATGGGCCACCGACGGCGCCCCTGAGCTGTCCCAGCTGTACGCGGAGGTCGCCGAGACCTAG
- a CDS encoding SGNH/GDSL hydrolase family protein — MRVGRRWTATGLVAGGVAFALPASAVPALAGSSAQAAPLKPLPLERLFDNRAVSEDTRPGDADFDGSGNSLSAQDLRAAGWTPGRVVDLDAARLTWPRGAGVRPDNVVADGQAVRLRGRGDALTFLVAGSAPDGPGAGVSGTGTVRYRDGSRGTYTLTAPDWRAGSAATKAVGLPHVNNASGQRLEAARLYAVTVPVERGREIASVVLPEDPGPGADLHVFAATLRQSAPGWTGSWAASTAGYTKVGPWTDQTLRLVVHTSAGGPRARIRLANTFAGAPVAIGRATVAVQGDGAAAHGTPVPLTFGGRRGASIPAGAQLVSDPVEFPVPADTNLLVSVHLPGPVSAAPVHTQATQRSYLSAPGSGDRTGDSGADAYTGTLTTWPFLTGVDVRGGPGTVVALGDSITDGTNSTTDANRRWPDVLARRLRAQSDVPAYGVVNSGISANRVVTDVYSGDGVSTVTSGVSALSRLERDALARTGARTVVVFQGINDLRWGTSAQDVIAGLRTVAARAHARGLRVVGATIAPCEGEARCTADADARRQVVNAFLRDSGGVFDAVLDFDAVVRDPRHPARILPAYDSGDHLHPGDAGLRALAESIDLRSLSG, encoded by the coding sequence ATGCGCGTCGGCAGACGGTGGACGGCGACCGGACTCGTCGCGGGGGGTGTCGCCTTCGCCCTTCCGGCATCGGCCGTGCCGGCTCTGGCCGGGTCATCCGCACAGGCAGCACCACTGAAGCCGCTCCCTCTGGAGCGGCTTTTCGACAACCGGGCGGTCAGTGAGGACACCCGGCCGGGGGACGCGGATTTCGACGGTTCGGGCAACTCGCTGTCCGCGCAGGATCTGAGGGCCGCCGGGTGGACGCCGGGGCGGGTGGTCGACCTGGACGCGGCGCGGCTGACCTGGCCGCGCGGTGCCGGGGTACGGCCGGACAATGTGGTCGCCGACGGGCAGGCGGTACGGTTGCGCGGCCGGGGCGACGCGCTCACCTTCCTGGTCGCGGGCAGTGCGCCGGACGGGCCCGGTGCAGGGGTGAGCGGCACCGGGACGGTGCGCTACCGGGACGGTTCCCGCGGGACGTACACCCTGACCGCGCCGGACTGGCGCGCGGGCTCCGCGGCCACCAAGGCGGTCGGTCTCCCCCACGTCAACAACGCGTCCGGGCAGCGGCTTGAGGCCGCGCGGCTGTACGCGGTGACGGTGCCGGTGGAGCGCGGCCGGGAGATCGCGTCGGTGGTGCTGCCGGAGGATCCGGGTCCGGGTGCCGATCTGCATGTGTTCGCCGCGACGCTGCGGCAGTCCGCGCCGGGCTGGACCGGGAGCTGGGCGGCGAGCACCGCCGGGTACACCAAGGTCGGGCCGTGGACGGACCAGACGCTGCGGCTGGTGGTGCACACCAGCGCGGGCGGGCCGCGGGCCAGGATCCGGCTGGCGAACACCTTCGCCGGGGCACCCGTGGCGATCGGCCGGGCCACCGTCGCCGTCCAGGGGGACGGGGCGGCGGCGCACGGCACGCCGGTGCCGCTGACCTTCGGCGGACGGCGGGGCGCCTCGATCCCCGCGGGGGCGCAGCTGGTCAGCGATCCGGTGGAGTTCCCCGTGCCCGCGGACACCAATCTGCTGGTGAGTGTGCATCTGCCGGGCCCGGTCAGCGCGGCGCCGGTGCACACCCAGGCCACCCAGCGCTCGTATCTGAGCGCGCCCGGCAGCGGAGACCGCACCGGTGATTCCGGTGCGGACGCCTACACCGGCACCCTGACCACCTGGCCGTTCCTCACCGGGGTGGACGTACGGGGCGGACCGGGCACGGTGGTGGCGCTGGGCGACTCGATCACCGACGGCACCAACTCGACGACCGACGCCAACCGCCGCTGGCCGGACGTCCTGGCCCGGCGGCTGCGGGCCCAGTCCGATGTGCCCGCGTACGGGGTGGTCAACAGCGGGATCTCCGCCAACCGCGTGGTCACCGATGTCTATTCGGGCGACGGGGTGTCCACGGTGACCAGCGGGGTGAGCGCGCTGAGCCGGCTGGAGCGGGATGCGCTCGCCCGGACCGGGGCTCGTACGGTCGTGGTCTTCCAGGGCATCAACGATCTGCGCTGGGGCACCTCGGCGCAGGACGTCATCGCGGGGCTGCGGACCGTCGCGGCCCGTGCGCACGCGCGCGGGCTGCGGGTGGTCGGGGCGACGATCGCGCCGTGCGAGGGCGAGGCGCGGTGCACGGCGGACGCCGACGCGCGGCGCCAGGTGGTCAACGCGTTCCTGCGGGACAGCGGCGGGGTGTTCGACGCGGTGCTGGACTTCGACGCGGTGGTGCGGGATCCGCGGCACCCGGCGCGGATCCTCCCGGCGTACGACAGCGGTGACCATCTGCACCCCGGGGACGCCGGGTTGCGGGCGCTGGCGGAGTCGATCGACCTGCGGTCCCTCTCGGGCTGA
- a CDS encoding exodeoxyribonuclease III, with the protein MRIATWNVNSITARLPRLLAWLESSGTDVLCVQETKCAESAFPYEPLRELGYEAAVNATGRWNGVALLSRVGLEEITVGLPGGPDYDGGQEPRAIAATCGAVRLWSVYVPNGREIGHPHYDYKLSWLEALRTVVSGDAAGERPFAVLGDFNVAPSDEDVWNRAAFDGLTHVTDLERDALAALRGAGLSDVVPRPLKYDRPFTYWDYRELGFPKNRGMRIDLVYGNEPFAKAVGDAYVDREERKGKGASDHAPVVVDLEV; encoded by the coding sequence ATGCGCATCGCCACCTGGAACGTCAATTCGATCACCGCCCGGCTGCCGCGGCTGCTCGCCTGGCTGGAGAGCAGCGGCACGGACGTGCTGTGCGTCCAGGAGACGAAGTGCGCCGAGTCCGCCTTCCCCTACGAGCCGCTGCGTGAGCTGGGCTATGAGGCCGCGGTCAACGCCACCGGCAGGTGGAACGGGGTGGCGCTGCTCTCCCGGGTGGGTCTCGAGGAGATCACCGTCGGGCTGCCCGGCGGCCCGGACTACGACGGCGGGCAGGAGCCGCGCGCCATAGCGGCCACCTGCGGCGCCGTCCGCCTCTGGTCGGTCTATGTGCCCAACGGCCGGGAGATCGGCCACCCGCACTACGACTACAAGCTGAGCTGGCTGGAGGCGCTGCGCACGGTGGTCTCCGGCGACGCCGCCGGTGAGCGCCCCTTCGCCGTCCTCGGCGACTTCAACGTGGCGCCCAGCGACGAGGACGTCTGGAACCGGGCCGCCTTCGACGGCCTCACCCATGTCACCGACCTGGAGCGGGACGCCCTGGCCGCGCTGCGCGGCGCCGGACTGTCCGATGTGGTGCCGCGCCCGCTGAAGTACGACCGCCCCTTCACCTACTGGGACTACCGCGAACTGGGCTTCCCCAAGAACCGGGGCATGCGGATCGACCTGGTCTACGGCAACGAGCCGTTCGCGAAGGCCGTGGGCGACGCGTATGTGGACCGCGAGGAGCGCAAGGGCAAGGGCGCCTCGGACCACGCCCCGGTCGTCGTCGACCTGGAGGTCTGA
- a CDS encoding MBL fold metallo-hydrolase, which produces MKLTKKGHACVRLEKGGQTLVIDPGAFSEEDAAVAADAILVTHEHVDHFNEARLRVALEANPEAQLWTLASVAGQISAAFPGRVHTVGEGDTFTAAGFEIEVHGQLHALIHPDIPRITNVGYVVDNTVFHPGDALTVPPGHRLDTLLLPVHAPWNKFSEVLDYIRAVAPRRAVDIHDALLSDVAPQVYGRMLGPEGPGIGSTEHLRLTPGESLSL; this is translated from the coding sequence ATGAAGCTCACCAAGAAGGGCCACGCCTGCGTCCGGCTGGAGAAGGGCGGGCAGACGCTCGTCATCGACCCCGGAGCCTTCAGCGAAGAGGACGCGGCGGTCGCCGCGGACGCGATCCTGGTCACCCACGAGCACGTCGACCACTTCAACGAGGCACGGCTGCGGGTGGCGCTCGAGGCCAACCCCGAAGCCCAGCTGTGGACCCTGGCCAGTGTGGCCGGACAGATCTCGGCGGCGTTTCCCGGCCGGGTGCACACGGTCGGCGAGGGCGACACCTTCACCGCGGCGGGGTTCGAGATCGAGGTCCACGGCCAACTGCACGCCCTCATCCACCCCGACATCCCCCGGATCACCAACGTCGGCTACGTGGTGGACAACACCGTCTTCCACCCCGGCGACGCGCTCACCGTGCCCCCAGGCCACCGGCTGGACACCCTGCTGCTGCCGGTGCACGCCCCCTGGAACAAGTTCAGCGAGGTGCTCGACTACATCCGGGCGGTGGCCCCGCGCCGCGCCGTCGACATCCACGACGCCCTGCTGTCCGATGTCGCGCCGCAGGTCTACGGCCGGATGCTGGGCCCCGAGGGTCCGGGCATCGGCAGCACCGAGCATCTGCGGCTGACGCCGGGGGAGAGCCTGAGCCTGTGA
- the pcaC gene encoding 4-carboxymuconolactone decarboxylase encodes MSEIKTLQYRTDGPEDGPVLVLGPSLGTTWHMWDRQIPELSRHWRVLRFDLPGHGGAPAHPASSVADLAGRLLATLDQLGIDRFGYAGCSLGGAIGAELALRHPLRVGSLALVSASPRFGTADSFRQRGVVVRTNGLDPVARATPERWFTPAFAGAQPAIVDWAVQMVRTTDPGCYIACCEAFAAFDIRAELGLISAPTLVLVGADDQVTPPADARVLVAGIPDARLAMVPGTSHLAPVEQPGAVTDLLVRHFSGTWQSPDHPTGMTAIPAPPVKPVLAPAPPAAPTATPASTPAAEIGWAAAPEPAPDARTDAYERGIKVRREVLGDAHVDRAESQTDEFTGDFQDFITRYAWGEVWTRPGIDRRTRSVITLTALVARGHLDELAFHTRAALRNGLTPTEIREVLLHTGVYCGVPAANAAFAVAQRVIREETSPEE; translated from the coding sequence GTGAGTGAGATCAAGACACTTCAGTACCGGACCGACGGCCCCGAGGACGGGCCCGTGCTCGTCCTCGGACCGTCGCTGGGTACCACCTGGCACATGTGGGACCGCCAGATACCCGAGCTCTCGCGCCACTGGCGGGTGCTCCGCTTCGATCTGCCCGGCCACGGCGGCGCACCGGCCCACCCCGCCTCCTCCGTCGCCGACCTCGCCGGCCGGCTGCTGGCCACCCTGGACCAGCTGGGCATCGACCGGTTCGGCTACGCGGGCTGCTCGCTCGGCGGGGCCATCGGCGCCGAACTCGCCCTGCGACATCCGCTCAGAGTGGGCTCGCTCGCCCTCGTTTCCGCCTCCCCGCGCTTCGGCACCGCCGACTCCTTCCGCCAGCGCGGGGTGGTGGTCCGCACCAACGGACTGGACCCGGTGGCCCGCGCCACCCCGGAGCGCTGGTTCACCCCCGCGTTCGCGGGCGCCCAGCCCGCCATCGTCGACTGGGCCGTCCAGATGGTCCGCACCACCGACCCCGGCTGCTACATCGCCTGCTGCGAGGCGTTCGCCGCCTTCGACATCCGCGCCGAACTCGGCCTGATCAGCGCCCCCACCCTGGTCCTGGTCGGCGCCGACGACCAGGTGACCCCGCCCGCCGACGCCCGCGTCCTGGTCGCCGGAATCCCCGACGCCCGGCTCGCGATGGTCCCCGGTACCTCCCACCTCGCCCCCGTCGAGCAGCCCGGGGCCGTCACCGATCTGCTGGTCCGCCACTTCTCCGGCACCTGGCAGAGCCCGGACCACCCCACCGGGATGACCGCGATCCCGGCGCCGCCGGTCAAGCCGGTGCTCGCCCCCGCGCCCCCCGCCGCCCCGACGGCCACCCCGGCCTCCACCCCGGCCGCCGAGATCGGCTGGGCCGCCGCGCCCGAACCGGCGCCGGACGCCCGTACCGACGCCTACGAGCGCGGTATCAAGGTGCGCCGGGAGGTGCTGGGCGACGCGCACGTGGACCGCGCGGAGTCGCAGACCGACGAGTTCACCGGCGACTTCCAGGACTTCATCACCCGCTACGCCTGGGGCGAGGTGTGGACCCGGCCGGGGATCGACCGGCGCACCCGCAGCGTGATCACCCTCACCGCCCTGGTCGCCCGCGGCCACCTGGATGAACTGGCCTTCCACACCCGCGCCGCGCTGCGCAACGGGCTCACCCCCACCGAGATCAGGGAAGTGCTGCTGCACACCGGCGTCTACTGCGGAGTGCCCGCGGCGAACGCCGCCTTCGCGGTGGCCCAGCGGGTCATCCGCGAGGAGACCAGCCCGGAGGAGTAA
- a CDS encoding ROK family glucokinase encodes MSIYRERVHRGSARATVLRTVGTRERRSHLSAPRVPTVGIDIGGTKVMAGVVDADGVILEKLRTETPDKSKSPKVVEDTITELVLDLSDRHDVHAVGIGAAGWVDADRNRVLFAPHLSWRNEPLRDRLAERLAVPVMVDNDANAAAWAEWRFGAGRGEDHLVMITLGTGIGGAILEDGQVKRGKYGVAGEFGHMQVVPAGHRCPCGNRGCWEQYSSGNALVREARELAAAESPVAYGITDRVGGNIQEITGPLITELAREGDAMCIELLQDIGQWLGVGIANLAAALDPSCFVIGGGVSAADDLLIGPARDAFRRTLTGRGYRPEARIVKAQLGPEAGMVGAADLARLVARRFRRANRRRVERYERAGTSPLRLAPRGQAGRG; translated from the coding sequence ATGAGCATCTACCGCGAAAGAGTGCACCGGGGCTCGGCCCGCGCCACCGTGCTGCGGACCGTCGGCACCCGTGAGCGCCGCTCGCACCTGTCCGCGCCCCGGGTGCCCACCGTCGGCATCGACATCGGCGGCACCAAGGTGATGGCCGGGGTCGTCGACGCCGACGGCGTGATCCTCGAGAAGCTGCGCACCGAGACGCCCGACAAGTCCAAGAGCCCCAAGGTCGTCGAGGACACCATCACCGAACTGGTGCTGGACCTCTCCGACCGGCACGACGTGCACGCGGTGGGCATCGGCGCCGCGGGCTGGGTGGACGCCGACCGCAACCGCGTCCTGTTCGCCCCCCATCTCTCCTGGCGCAACGAACCGCTGCGGGACCGGCTCGCGGAGCGGCTCGCGGTCCCCGTCATGGTCGACAACGACGCCAACGCGGCCGCGTGGGCCGAGTGGCGGTTCGGCGCCGGACGCGGCGAGGACCATCTCGTCATGATCACGCTCGGCACCGGTATCGGCGGCGCCATCCTGGAGGACGGCCAGGTCAAACGGGGTAAGTACGGGGTCGCGGGCGAGTTCGGCCATATGCAGGTCGTCCCCGCCGGACACCGCTGCCCGTGCGGCAACCGCGGCTGCTGGGAGCAGTACAGCTCCGGGAACGCCCTGGTGCGCGAGGCCCGTGAGCTGGCCGCCGCCGAGTCCCCGGTGGCGTACGGCATCACCGACCGCGTCGGCGGCAACATCCAGGAGATCACCGGACCGCTCATCACCGAGCTGGCCCGCGAGGGCGACGCCATGTGCATCGAACTGCTCCAGGACATCGGCCAGTGGCTCGGTGTGGGCATCGCCAACCTGGCCGCCGCCCTCGACCCCTCCTGCTTCGTCATCGGCGGCGGCGTCAGCGCCGCCGACGACCTGCTGATCGGGCCCGCCCGGGACGCCTTCCGGCGCACCCTCACCGGCCGCGGCTACCGGCCGGAGGCCCGTATCGTCAAGGCCCAGCTGGGGCCCGAGGCCGGGATGGTGGGCGCCGCCGACCTCGCCCGGCTGGTGGCCCGCCGCTTCCGCCGTGCCAACCGCCGCCGGGTCGAGCGCTACGAACGCGCCGGGACCTCCCCGCTGCGGCTGGCGCCCCGAGGACAGGCGGGCCGCGGATGA
- a CDS encoding ATP-binding cassette domain-containing protein: protein MGPQAGGGEQVTTSPLIELNGVSKYYGNVKALEGVSLEVRAGEITCVLGDNGAGKSTLIKIISGLHRHDGGSFALEGEETRLGSPREALDRGIATVYQDLAVVPLMPVWRNFFLGSELRKGHGPLRRLDVDAMRATTRGELLRMGIDLRDVDQPIGTLSGGERQCVAIARAIHFGAKVLVLDEPTAALGVKQSGVVLKYVAAARDAGLGVVLITHNPHHAYLVGDRFVLLKRGAMAGSHTKDGIALDELTRQMAGGSELEQLSHELARLDSGPAAG from the coding sequence GTGGGTCCGCAAGCGGGCGGAGGCGAGCAAGTGACCACATCGCCGCTGATCGAACTGAACGGCGTCAGCAAGTACTACGGCAACGTCAAGGCGCTGGAGGGGGTGTCCCTCGAAGTGCGCGCGGGGGAGATCACCTGCGTCCTCGGCGACAACGGCGCGGGCAAGTCAACCCTCATCAAGATCATCTCCGGGCTGCACCGGCACGACGGCGGCAGCTTCGCCCTCGAGGGCGAGGAGACCCGGCTCGGCTCCCCGCGCGAGGCCCTGGACCGCGGGATCGCCACGGTCTACCAGGACCTCGCCGTGGTCCCGCTGATGCCGGTGTGGCGCAACTTCTTCCTCGGCTCCGAGCTGCGCAAGGGCCACGGGCCCCTCCGGCGGCTCGACGTGGACGCGATGCGCGCCACCACCCGCGGCGAGCTGCTGCGCATGGGCATCGACCTGCGCGATGTGGACCAGCCCATCGGCACCCTCTCCGGCGGTGAGCGCCAGTGCGTGGCCATCGCCCGCGCCATCCACTTCGGCGCCAAGGTGCTGGTGCTGGACGAGCCGACGGCGGCGCTGGGCGTCAAGCAGTCCGGGGTGGTGCTCAAGTACGTCGCCGCCGCCCGGGACGCGGGCCTGGGCGTGGTGCTGATCACCCACAATCCGCACCACGCCTATCTGGTCGGGGACCGCTTCGTACTGCTCAAGCGCGGCGCGATGGCCGGCAGCCACACCAAGGACGGCATCGCCCTGGACGAGCTCACCCGCCAGATGGCGGGCGGCAGCGAGCTGGAGCAGCTCAGCCACGAGCTGGCCCGGCTGGACTCCGGCCCGGCCGCGGGCTGA
- a CDS encoding ABC transporter permease produces the protein MSADAQPLKTPGATGNPGGPRRPDHERTVRASLPRRLVSRPELGAVVGAVAVFVFFSVAADAFLQWSSFSTVLYASSTIGIMAVPVALLMIGGEFDLSTGVLVTSSALISSMFSYQMTANVWVGVGVSLLATLAIGFFNGCLLVRTGLPSFIITLATFLILQGCNLGFTKLISDTVSTKSIADMEGFPSAHKVFASHLTIGDVEVQVTVLWWFALIALATWILLRTRAGNWIFAVGGAKEAARAVGVPVNRTKIGLYMGVSFAAWISGQHLLFHYDVVQSGEGVGNELLYIIAAVIGGCLLTGGYGSAVGAAVGAFIFGMTNKGIVYAQWGADWFKFFLGAMLLLATLLNWWVRKRAEASK, from the coding sequence ATGAGCGCGGACGCCCAACCCCTGAAAACACCCGGTGCGACCGGCAACCCCGGCGGACCGCGGCGCCCGGATCACGAGCGGACGGTGCGCGCCTCGCTGCCGCGCCGTCTGGTGAGCCGTCCGGAGCTCGGCGCGGTGGTCGGCGCCGTCGCCGTCTTCGTCTTCTTCTCGGTCGCCGCCGACGCGTTCCTCCAGTGGTCCAGCTTCAGCACCGTGCTGTACGCCTCGTCGACCATCGGGATCATGGCGGTACCGGTGGCGCTGCTGATGATCGGCGGGGAGTTCGACCTGTCGACCGGGGTCCTGGTGACCTCCTCGGCGCTGATCTCCTCGATGTTCTCGTACCAGATGACGGCGAACGTCTGGGTCGGTGTCGGGGTGTCCCTGCTGGCCACCCTCGCCATCGGCTTCTTCAACGGCTGTCTGCTGGTGCGCACCGGGCTGCCGAGCTTCATCATCACCCTCGCCACCTTCCTGATCCTCCAGGGCTGCAACCTCGGCTTCACCAAGCTGATCAGCGACACCGTCTCCACCAAGAGCATCGCCGACATGGAGGGCTTCCCCTCCGCGCACAAGGTGTTCGCCTCGCATCTGACCATCGGGGACGTCGAGGTCCAGGTCACCGTCCTGTGGTGGTTCGCCCTGATCGCGCTGGCCACCTGGATCCTGCTGCGCACCCGCGCCGGAAACTGGATCTTCGCGGTGGGCGGCGCCAAGGAGGCGGCCCGCGCGGTGGGCGTACCGGTGAACCGCACCAAGATCGGGCTCTACATGGGCGTCTCGTTCGCCGCCTGGATCTCCGGTCAGCACCTGCTGTTCCACTACGACGTCGTCCAGTCCGGTGAGGGTGTCGGCAACGAGCTGCTGTACATCATCGCGGCCGTCATCGGCGGCTGTCTGCTGACCGGCGGCTACGGCTCCGCGGTGGGCGCCGCCGTCGGCGCGTTCATCTTCGGCATGACCAACAAGGGCATCGTCTACGCGCAGTGGGGGGCGGACTGGTTCAAGTTCTTCCTCGGGGCGATGCTGCTGCTCGCCACGTTGCTCAACTGGTGGGTCCGCAAGCGGGCGGAGGCGAGCAAGTGA